The genomic window CCATCGGCAGCCGGCGCTGGTGAGCCCCGCGCCCGCCGAGGTCTTACCGCAGGCTGGTCCAGCCGTCCAGCGCGGCCCAGTCTGGCCGTTCACTTGGCGGACTGTACAGGTACCCCTGTCCGAGCGTGCAGCCCATCTCCCGCAGGATTGCCTCGTGCTCCAGGGTTTCGATGCCCTCGGCGATCACCTCGAACCTCAGGCGACTGGCCAGTTCCATCACGGCGCCGGTCAGGACCTGCAGCCGGTCGTTCCCGTCGATGCCCCAGACGAACGTGCGGTCCAGCTTCAAGTGGTGGATGGGCAGGTGCTGCAGGACGCTGAGCGCGGAGTGGCCCGTGCCGAAATCGTCGAGTGCCAGTCCGAAACCCCAGCTGCGCAGCGCCGAGAGGTCCTGCGTCACCTGGGCGAGGTTCACGAGCACCCCGCTTTCGGTGACCTCGAACGCCAGATGTGCCGGCGCGTCCGGAAACTCGTCCATCAGGGCCTGCATGCGGGCCATGAAGTTCGGCGCGTTCAGTTCCGTGGGAGACAGGTTCACGGCGATCCGCAGCGGGCGTCCCAGCAGGGTGCTGCCGCGCCGCGCTTCGAGCAGCGCCGTGCGGATCACGAAGTCCGTGATCACGTGAATCTGGCCCATCTGTTCAGCCAGTGGAATGAACTGGTCGGGCGGCACCCGGCCGCACACCGGATCGGCCCAGCGGACGAGGGCCTCGGCCTTGACGATCTGCCCGGTGTCCAGATCGACGATCGGCTGGTAGTGCACCTGGAAGTCCCGGCGGTCCAGGGCGCGCCGCAGGGCGCCGTCGAGCATCAGGCGACGGCGCTGCAGGTCCAGGTGCCGGTCCTCGAACAGCAGCAGCGCGCCCTCCTGCGCCAGCGGCAGACTGGACTCGACGGCCTGCAGCGCCTCCGCCGCGCTCTCGCTGGCGGGCCAGGGGCGCGCGCAGGCCCGGACGCGGGGGAAGACGGTGTCCTCAGCCAGGTGTACCGGGTCAAGCAGTGAGGGGCGCAGGTCGGTGGGCGGCTCGGGCAGCAGCAGCGCGAAGGTCCGCTCATCGAGCTGTCCCAGCAGCGCGTTCGGGTACGTGTCGCTCAGCGTCCGGGAGAACGCCAGGGTGAGCTGGTCGGCCAGGTCGGCCTGCCCGGTCCGCAGTTCGGTGATGTTCAGGCACTGCACGGCCAACAGGGAGCGCCCCGGGGTGGACGCCGCTGCAGCGGCCAGGTCCTGGAAATGCGCGCGGTTGGGCAGGGCGGACACGGGAGCGAACCGGGTGACGCGCACGAGCTGCTCGTTGAGCTCGTGCTGGTCGGTGACGTCGCGAAACAGGAAGAGGACGTCCGATGTGCCGTCGTCGTGCGTGCGAACCTGCGCGCGGCTGTGCAGCCACATGTGCTGCCCGTCGGCCCGTTCGAGATGCATGATCGACTGCGTGAACTG from Deinococcus sedimenti includes these protein-coding regions:
- a CDS encoding EAL domain-containing protein, coding for MSFLLPFVLSLLSVLAAGALIRVQARTQLVSGQVRRRDQLLSSAVLGSGLWSAQTVLLLGHGLPISAAQGGLHWLVVTLLVTGFLRWYRHHAQDGPLRVTVALLLTVTAAQVAGLSGYAGLTLTPHWPDLLALTALAAAVSLGAASLVRRPGLSGGAQLLTVTVGQSVMITLLAHAFATLLPAGALTEPPGVSAVAVAVAAALAVVVAGGLVGDAQQRRAQRFEALVRERTAELSAERDFHVALLDSLYDQVVISDAEGHLVMNEAAGQLHHGSPSGTLAPDWAATYGLHTPDFTRLLTQEEVPLFRALQGEAVRAVIIGVQNTTRRNVFACNATPIRNAQGQVTGAVVAMNNVTERERAQQDLIRTAAQHAAIIESLDEALLLLDADGRILSRNSRVADLLGDHAIQAQTLPDLLAPLVVRDTQGRVMQGRSPNFQALTSGSAQFTQSIMHLERADGQHMWLHSRAQVRTHDDGTSDVLFLFRDVTDQHELNEQLVRVTRFAPVSALPNRAHFQDLAAAAASTPGRSLLAVQCLNITELRTGQADLADQLTLAFSRTLSDTYPNALLGQLDERTFALLLPEPPTDLRPSLLDPVHLAEDTVFPRVRACARPWPASESAAEALQAVESSLPLAQEGALLLFEDRHLDLQRRRLMLDGALRRALDRRDFQVHYQPIVDLDTGQIVKAEALVRWADPVCGRVPPDQFIPLAEQMGQIHVITDFVIRTALLEARRGSTLLGRPLRIAVNLSPTELNAPNFMARMQALMDEFPDAPAHLAFEVTESGVLVNLAQVTQDLSALRSWGFGLALDDFGTGHSALSVLQHLPIHHLKLDRTFVWGIDGNDRLQVLTGAVMELASRLRFEVIAEGIETLEHEAILREMGCTLGQGYLYSPPSERPDWAALDGWTSLR